The Aedes aegypti strain LVP_AGWG chromosome 3, AaegL5.0 Primary Assembly, whole genome shotgun sequence genome contains a region encoding:
- the LOC23687765 gene encoding hyphally-regulated protein encodes MRFFLVTVLLVTLACASASIVPLRRNVRDVSGSASSAGSQSASGAGGLGSQSGSSASSQSFGQFPQFGAQFHQPMFGANQAGFGQFPQFPQFGQFPGFTGSSSGASSSSFSQGGHGSHSGSQSGSQSFSSSSGGHGGSGSQSGSQSFSAGGSGHGDQSGSASSAGSQSISNGHDQGAHGVIGTGSQAGAQSTSAGQDHGGHHGGIGSGSQAGAQSTSHGQDHGGHGSSGSGAQAGSQSISGDAGHHGGTGSGSQAGSQSFNQGQSSFGPGGRHTEVSKQGDGFGVRVSTDESADGTKKKAESEAWVWQS; translated from the exons ATGAGGTTTTTTTTAGTAACTGTTCTGCTGGTCACGTTGGCTTGTGCCTCGGCCAGTATCG TGCCATTACGGAGAAACGTGAGAGATGTAAGTGGTAGTGCATCATCAGCTGGATCGCAATCGGCCAGTGGTGCTGGTGGATTGGGATCTCAAAGTGGAAGCTCGGCTTCTTCGCAATCCTTTGGACAATTCCCGCAGTTTGGCGCGCAATTCCACCAACCTATGTTCGGTGCCAATCAAGCTGGATTTGGACAGTTTCCTCAGTTCCCACAATTTGGACAGTTCCCAGGATTTACCGGATCTTCGAGCGGTGCTTCATCTAGCTCGTTCAGTCAAGGAGGTCACGGATCGCACTCAGGGTCTCAATCAGGCTCGCAATCATTTTCTTCCAGCAGCGGTGGTCATGGTGGATCCGGGTCACAGTCTGGTTCGCAATCGTTCTCTGCTGGTGGATCAGGTCATGGTGACCAAAGTGGCTCTGCATCGTCTGCTGGATCGCAATCCATTAGCAATGGACATGATCAGGGTGCGCATGGAGTCATAGGCACCGGATCCCAAGCTGGAGCACAATCAACTTCCGCCGGACAAGATCATGGTGGTCATCACGGAGGAATTGGAAGTGGTTCCCAAGCTGGAGCACAGTCTACATCACACGGACAGGATCACGGAGGTCACGGATCTTCTGGAAGTGGTGCTCAAGCTGGATCACAATCAATCAGTGGGGACGCAGGTCATCATGGAGGCACCGGTAGTGGCTCCCAAGCTGGATCCCAATCCTTCAATCAGGGACAGTCATCTTTCGGACCCGGTGGAAGACACACAGAAGTTAGCAAACAGGGTGATGGGTTTGGGGTTCGAGTTAGTACTGATGAATCAGCTGACGGAACCAAGAAGAAGGCCGAAAGTGAAGCTTGGGTCTGGCAAAGCTGA
- the LOC5570135 gene encoding keratin, type I cytoskeletal 9, giving the protein MAWLSTAQYIASYSCSKYCKRRMVMMGFSKLIGLIAVIGFASAHPNGFQPNNYPQNQVNAWQQACRNFQQQQLHTQIAQNQFFAQTFPQIGLPPLPFMDICGQFGGGGFAQSGASAGASSFSGGVDGGLGNRFGGSGGGGGGVHGVSVSSGSLPNGQSGTSVTHFGPGGASTTHYGQGSGGGFSTDNRFGGGNDGGNHAGASFSSFSSSPGNGGYATANRFGGSSGGSGVGVSSFGASSTSGNGGYATANRFGGNGGSGYSGVGASSYGGNGGSFATASRFGGSDGGQTYSTHGQHGAGISVSSVNDGHGNVHTQVHKQQY; this is encoded by the exons ATGGCTTGGCTAAGCACTGCTCAATACATTGCTTCTTACTCGTGCAGTAAGTATTGCAAGCGACGGATGGTGATGATGGGTTTCTCTAAACTAATCGGATTAATAGCGGTGATTGGTTTCGCCAGCG CTCACCCTAATGGATTCCAACCGAACAACTACCCCCAGAACCAGGTGAATGCCTGGCAGCAGGCATGCCGTAATTTCCAGCAACAGCAACTACACACCCAGATTGCGCAGAATCAGTTCTTTGCGCAGACATTCCCGCAAATTGGCCTACCGCCACTTCCGTTTATGGACATCTGTGGCCAGTTCGGAGGGGGTGGCTTTGCCCAAAGTGGTGCCAGTGCTGGGGCTAGTTCTTTCTCCGGTGGTGTTGATGGAGGACTGGGCAACCGTTTCGGAGGTTCCGGCGGCGGCGGTGGTGGTGTCCATGGTGTTAGCGTAAGCTCCGGGTCACTTCCCAACGGACAATCGGGAACATCGGTGACACACTTTGGTCCAGGAGGCGCTAGCACCACACATTATGGACAGGGAAGCGGAGGCGGTTTTTCCACGGACAATAGATTTGGAGGCGGAAATGATGGCGGTAATCATGCAGGTGCCAGTTTTAGTTCCTTCAGTAGTAGCCCGGGCAATGGTGGTTACGCGACGGCCAATCGGTTCGGTGGAAGCAGTGGTGGTTCGGGAGTAGGAGTCAGTTCGTTTGGGGCTTCGTCAACTTCAGGAAATGGAGGATACGCCACTGCAAATCGATTTGGAGGTAATGGAGGTAGTGGTTATTCTGGAGTAGGTGCAAGTTCATATGGTGGAAACGGAGGAAGTTTTGCCACGGCTAGTCGTTTCGGTGGTTCAGATGGAGGGCAGACCTATAGCACTCATGGACAACATGGCGCAGGAATCAGTGTTTCCAGCGTTAACGATGGGCACGGAAATGTACACACTCAGGTGCACAAGCAGCAATACTAG